From one Bradyrhizobium sp. Ash2021 genomic stretch:
- a CDS encoding DMT family transporter: protein MSNPAPTPPVRDPIRWLNNQPYLLLSLTSLFWAGNIVLARHVGDHLPPITLTTIRWFGVFLILLPFAWPHLKRDWPVLRAHLPLMLLLSAIGFAFNNAISYWAMQYTQALNALLIQSSGPLFVALWSLILFGVRLTGAQLAGIAISLAGVLTILLRGDFGALAGIAFNKGDVMFGASLVSFALYSALMPRRPVTHQLSLISFTTFCGALMLLPFAVWEYSTLAVLKFDFLTLATLAYVLIFPSTLAYLFFNRGIALIGPNRAAPFFHLVPVFGSAMAILLLGEQPRLFHLFGYALVLAGVVIASRQGSAKVRID from the coding sequence ATGAGCAATCCCGCACCCACGCCACCCGTCCGCGATCCGATCCGGTGGCTCAACAACCAGCCCTATCTGCTGCTCAGCCTGACTTCGCTGTTCTGGGCCGGCAATATCGTACTGGCGCGCCATGTCGGCGACCATTTGCCGCCGATCACGCTGACCACGATCCGCTGGTTCGGCGTCTTCCTGATCCTGCTGCCGTTCGCCTGGCCGCACCTCAAGCGCGACTGGCCGGTTCTGCGCGCCCATCTGCCGCTGATGCTGCTCCTGTCGGCGATCGGTTTTGCCTTCAACAATGCGATTTCCTACTGGGCCATGCAATACACCCAGGCGCTGAACGCGCTTCTGATCCAGTCGTCGGGTCCGCTGTTCGTGGCGCTGTGGTCGCTGATCCTGTTCGGCGTGCGGCTGACCGGCGCCCAGCTCGCCGGCATCGCGATCTCGCTTGCCGGCGTGTTGACCATCCTCCTGCGCGGCGATTTTGGTGCGCTCGCCGGCATCGCCTTCAACAAGGGAGATGTGATGTTCGGCGCCTCGCTGGTGTCGTTCGCGCTCTATTCGGCGCTGATGCCGCGCCGGCCGGTGACGCATCAGCTATCACTGATTTCCTTCACCACCTTTTGCGGTGCGCTGATGCTGCTGCCGTTTGCGGTCTGGGAATATTCGACCTTGGCGGTGCTGAAATTCGATTTCCTGACGCTGGCGACGCTGGCCTATGTGCTGATCTTTCCCTCGACGCTGGCCTATCTGTTCTTCAACCGCGGCATAGCCCTGATCGGCCCGAACCGCGCCGCGCCGTTCTTCCATCTGGTGCCGGTGTTCGGTTCGGCGATGGCGATCCTGCTGCTCGGCGAACAGCCACGGCTGTTTCACCTGTTCGGCTATGCGCTGGTGCTGGCCGGCGTCGTGATCGCGTCAAGACAAGGTTCGGCGAAGGTGCGGATCGATTGA
- a CDS encoding DUF1330 domain-containing protein has protein sequence MGVDLLNIKGLKELEHQGQVVMMNLMRFHARSLDGDGSGWDAYLRYSALTVPMIKARGGTLLWTGDAKAVALGEQDGNQWDYVALVYYPTVADFIDMMTSSDYENRCDPHRRNGCAEHVIIATAEAYSKFKIG, from the coding sequence ATGGGCGTGGATCTGTTGAATATCAAGGGGCTGAAGGAGCTCGAGCATCAAGGGCAGGTCGTGATGATGAACCTGATGCGGTTTCACGCGCGCTCGCTCGACGGCGACGGCTCGGGCTGGGACGCCTATTTGCGTTACAGCGCGCTGACCGTGCCGATGATCAAGGCGCGCGGCGGCACGCTGTTGTGGACCGGCGACGCCAAGGCGGTCGCACTCGGCGAGCAGGACGGCAATCAATGGGATTATGTCGCGCTGGTGTATTACCCGACCGTCGCTGACTTCATCGACATGATGACGTCTTCGGATTACGAAAACCGCTGCGACCCGCATCGCCGCAACGGTTGCGCCGAACACGTGATCATCGCGACGGCGGAGGCGTACAGCAAGTTCAAGATTGGGTAG
- a CDS encoding TetR/AcrR family transcriptional regulator, which translates to MRRRAYVSSVRTAAAAEKRDRVIEAAARTLREDASISSFSLDNVAKAAGVTRLTVYNQFGSRRGLLEAVFDDIARQGGLEGIADAMAIADPHAALDRLVEIFCAFWNRDPAVGRLHEAMATDPEFAAALIDRNERRRRGVRVLVDRIAGKAASRRARQDAVDTIFALTSYAMFAMLSPGRSVDDVCHLVQSACRAALQPLAR; encoded by the coding sequence ATGCGACGACGCGCCTATGTGAGTTCCGTTCGGACCGCGGCCGCGGCGGAAAAGCGCGACCGCGTCATCGAGGCGGCGGCCAGGACGCTGCGCGAGGATGCGAGCATTTCGAGCTTCTCGCTGGACAATGTGGCGAAGGCGGCCGGCGTGACGCGGCTGACGGTCTACAATCAGTTCGGATCGCGGCGGGGATTGCTGGAAGCCGTGTTCGACGACATCGCGCGCCAGGGCGGTCTTGAAGGGATTGCCGACGCGATGGCGATCGCTGACCCGCATGCGGCGCTCGACCGCCTGGTCGAAATCTTCTGCGCCTTCTGGAACAGGGATCCTGCCGTCGGCCGGCTCCATGAAGCCATGGCGACCGATCCCGAATTCGCCGCTGCGCTGATCGACCGCAACGAGCGGCGGCGAAGGGGCGTCCGGGTCCTTGTCGACCGCATCGCCGGAAAAGCCGCATCGCGCCGCGCGCGACAGGATGCCGTCGACACGATCTTTGCGCTGACGAGCTACGCCATGTTCGCGATGCTGAGCCCCGGCCGCTCGGTGGACGACGTCTGCCATCTCGTGCAGTCGGCCTGCCGTGCGGCACTGCAGCCGCTGGCGCGCTGA
- a CDS encoding alpha-hydroxy-acid oxidizing protein, whose product MVNRARSAVPRALKRYLSLDDFEATARRRLPKFLYGYISGGAETDAAMRDNRKAFDEYGFVPRVLNDVSGRDQTTTLFGKTYASPFGIPPMGSSALCAYRGDIVLTRAAAATSLPMILSASSLITLEDVRRENPAAWYQAYLAGLPARIEPLVDRVAAAGYDTFVVTADVPVPPNRENNIRNGFQVPLAITPQVAWDTVTHPHWLFGTWARTVINHGMPHFENMDAKRGPPVLSKNLMRNIGHRDQLAWKHVELIRKRWNGKLVVKGIVSPADARIARESGVDGVMVSNHGGRQLDYAMSALRTLPEIAALANGMTVMLDGGIRRGTDVIKALALGADFVWVGRPFLYAAIAGGEAGVQRAINLLHAEIDRDLALLGIRSIGEITPDLVRKF is encoded by the coding sequence ATCGTGAATCGCGCCAGGAGCGCGGTTCCGCGCGCCCTGAAGCGCTACCTTTCGCTCGACGATTTCGAGGCGACGGCGCGGCGGCGACTGCCGAAATTCCTGTACGGCTACATCTCGGGCGGCGCCGAGACCGATGCTGCGATGCGCGACAATCGAAAAGCCTTCGACGAATATGGCTTCGTGCCGCGCGTGCTCAACGACGTCTCCGGCCGCGACCAGACCACGACCCTGTTCGGCAAGACCTACGCCTCGCCGTTCGGCATTCCGCCAATGGGCTCGTCGGCGCTGTGCGCCTATCGCGGCGATATCGTGCTGACGCGCGCAGCGGCCGCAACCAGTTTGCCGATGATCCTGAGCGCCTCCTCGCTGATTACGCTCGAGGATGTGCGCCGCGAAAATCCGGCCGCGTGGTATCAGGCCTATCTGGCGGGCCTGCCCGCACGCATCGAACCGCTGGTCGATCGCGTTGCCGCGGCCGGCTACGACACCTTCGTCGTCACCGCCGACGTGCCGGTGCCGCCGAACCGCGAGAACAACATCCGCAACGGCTTTCAGGTGCCGCTCGCGATCACGCCGCAGGTGGCCTGGGATACGGTCACGCACCCGCATTGGCTGTTCGGCACCTGGGCGCGCACGGTGATCAATCACGGCATGCCGCATTTCGAGAACATGGACGCCAAGCGCGGCCCGCCGGTGCTGTCGAAAAACCTGATGCGCAATATCGGCCACCGCGACCAGCTTGCCTGGAAGCATGTCGAACTGATCCGCAAGCGCTGGAACGGCAAGCTCGTGGTCAAGGGCATTGTCTCGCCCGCGGACGCGCGCATCGCGCGCGAGAGCGGCGTCGACGGCGTGATGGTCTCCAACCATGGCGGCCGCCAGCTCGACTACGCGATGTCAGCGTTGCGCACCCTGCCGGAGATCGCCGCGCTTGCCAACGGCATGACGGTGATGCTCGACGGCGGCATCCGCCGCGGCACCGACGTGATCAAGGCGCTGGCGCTCGGCGCCGATTTCGTCTGGGTCGGCCGGCCGTTCCTCTATGCGGCGATCGCCGGCGGCGAAGCAGGCGTGCAGCGCGCCATCAACCTACTCCACGCCGAGATCGACCGCGACCTGGCGCTGCTCGGCATTCGCAGCATCGGCGAGATCACGCCGGATCTGGTGCGGAAGTTTTAG
- a CDS encoding MlaD family protein: protein MTPLRKGLEMARASNLMIGTLTLALIAGSLSGWLGYRKYAGLKGETPFRVIFEGSASGVRKGSSVNFAGVRVGEVVSLKLDHHRVIAMTRIDSNTPIHRDTQVGLEFQGLTGIAAISFTGGSADAPPPPAGPDGIPELTADPEGTMGMQEKIRVVLRNIDKVIADNEVAVKDTLQNFESFTAQLSSNGQTITDIIDAALSGVDAADSGMTKTEAFLKNLGSDKYGGELLPTVISLRELIESFDKKSGALMADTRKMLGDISQSINKADQKLGGRGGRR from the coding sequence TTGACCCCGCTTCGCAAAGGTCTCGAGATGGCGCGCGCCAGCAATCTGATGATCGGAACCCTGACGCTGGCGTTGATCGCCGGCTCGCTCAGCGGCTGGCTCGGCTATCGGAAATACGCCGGCCTCAAGGGCGAAACGCCGTTTCGGGTGATCTTCGAAGGCTCGGCGTCCGGCGTTCGCAAGGGCAGCAGCGTGAATTTCGCCGGCGTCCGCGTCGGTGAAGTGGTGTCGCTCAAGCTCGATCATCACCGCGTGATCGCGATGACGCGGATCGACAGCAATACGCCGATCCACCGGGATACCCAGGTAGGCCTCGAATTCCAGGGGCTCACCGGCATCGCCGCGATTTCATTCACCGGCGGCTCGGCCGACGCGCCGCCGCCGCCGGCGGGCCCGGACGGCATCCCCGAATTGACCGCCGATCCGGAAGGCACGATGGGCATGCAGGAGAAGATCCGCGTGGTGCTGCGCAACATCGACAAGGTGATCGCCGATAACGAAGTCGCGGTGAAGGATACACTGCAGAATTTCGAGTCGTTCACCGCGCAGCTTTCGAGCAACGGTCAAACAATCACCGACATCATCGACGCCGCCCTATCCGGCGTCGATGCGGCGGACTCAGGCATGACCAAGACAGAAGCTTTCCTGAAGAATCTCGGCAGCGACAAATATGGCGGCGAACTGCTTCCGACCGTGATTTCGCTGCGCGAATTGATCGAGAGTTTTGACAAGAAGTCCGGCGCCCTGATGGCCGACACCCGCAAGATGCTCGGCGACATCAGCCAGTCCATCAACAAGGCCGACCAGAAACTTGGCGGCCGCGGCGGCAGACGCTAA
- a CDS encoding DMT family transporter, with product MSAIEPASRSAAGSWIANQPYLLLCITAMCWAGNAIVGRLAAGHIPPVTLSFLRWSLAFLLILPFAWKHLVRDWAAIRGRLGTMIVLSLTGVAAFNTLQYWALEHTQALNTLLLQSAAPLIVALWSLILLGIRLTLAQACGVLLSLAGVLVILLHGDLTTLSNIAFNKGDLIFTVALAIFALYSVLTLKRPQIHGLSFVGFTFGCGAACLIPLFIWELYARPVMQIDTANLLTLAYVALFPSTLAYLCFNRGVHLIGANRAAPFFHVVPVFGTVMSIVFLGEHPQAFHFIGFALVLTGVFAASRKPKTV from the coding sequence ATGTCTGCCATCGAACCCGCCTCGCGCAGTGCTGCCGGAAGCTGGATCGCCAACCAGCCTTATCTGCTGCTTTGCATCACCGCGATGTGCTGGGCCGGCAACGCCATCGTCGGCCGCCTTGCCGCAGGACATATTCCCCCGGTAACGCTGTCGTTCCTGCGCTGGTCGCTGGCGTTTCTGCTGATTCTTCCCTTTGCCTGGAAGCATCTGGTGCGCGACTGGGCCGCGATCCGCGGCCGTCTCGGCACCATGATCGTGCTCTCCCTCACCGGGGTCGCCGCCTTCAATACCCTGCAATATTGGGCGCTCGAGCACACCCAGGCGCTGAACACACTGCTGCTGCAGTCCGCCGCACCGCTGATCGTAGCCCTATGGTCGCTGATCCTGCTCGGCATACGGCTGACGCTGGCGCAGGCCTGCGGCGTTCTGCTGTCGCTGGCTGGCGTGCTGGTGATCCTGCTGCATGGCGACCTGACCACGCTGTCGAACATCGCGTTCAACAAGGGCGACCTGATCTTCACCGTGGCGCTGGCGATCTTCGCGCTCTATTCGGTGCTGACGCTGAAGCGCCCGCAGATCCATGGGCTGTCGTTCGTCGGCTTCACCTTCGGCTGCGGCGCGGCGTGCCTGATCCCGCTGTTCATCTGGGAACTATACGCGCGCCCGGTGATGCAGATCGATACCGCTAACCTGCTGACGCTGGCCTATGTCGCGCTGTTTCCCTCGACGCTGGCCTATCTCTGCTTCAATCGCGGCGTGCACCTGATCGGCGCCAACCGCGCCGCGCCGTTCTTTCACGTGGTGCCGGTGTTCGGAACCGTGATGTCGATCGTCTTCCTCGGCGAGCATCCGCAGGCCTTCCATTTCATCGGCTTCGCGCTGGTGCTGACGGGCGTCTTCGCGGCGTCGCGGAAGCCCAAAACCGTCTGA
- a CDS encoding LuxR family transcriptional regulator, whose translation MVLEEAISAIESSDTMDELRVSLHRIIQDYGFSGFAFIDAGRPELDLPYYTGTYPPAWERAYIQNDFVHTDPALARVRRTNTPFHWGSLKLPERQGRKRPPEVKMMDAARDHGFKEGFVVPFHYRDRLGAIHSSSTVFFWEDEPRWFQKLFTCHRNELHLLMIYWVQRAMDIVNRDQRNAPTILRPSDEAAAIQLTAREKEVMAWAARGKTVADTAQILGISPETVEGFIKQALRKLDASNKTHGVAKSIALGIIDL comes from the coding sequence ATGGTTCTGGAAGAAGCGATCTCCGCTATCGAGTCATCGGATACGATGGACGAACTCCGCGTGTCGCTGCATCGCATTATTCAGGACTACGGATTTTCGGGCTTCGCCTTCATCGATGCAGGCCGGCCCGAACTCGATCTGCCCTACTACACCGGCACCTATCCGCCGGCCTGGGAACGCGCCTACATCCAGAACGATTTCGTGCACACCGATCCCGCTTTGGCGCGGGTGCGCCGAACCAACACGCCGTTTCACTGGGGCAGCCTGAAACTCCCGGAACGCCAGGGAAGGAAACGGCCTCCCGAAGTGAAGATGATGGACGCAGCCCGAGACCATGGCTTCAAGGAAGGCTTCGTGGTGCCGTTTCACTATCGCGACCGGCTCGGCGCCATCCACTCCAGCTCGACCGTGTTCTTCTGGGAAGACGAGCCACGCTGGTTTCAAAAACTGTTCACCTGCCACCGCAATGAGCTGCATTTGCTGATGATCTACTGGGTGCAGCGGGCGATGGATATCGTCAACCGCGATCAGCGCAACGCGCCGACCATTTTGCGGCCGTCCGACGAGGCGGCGGCGATCCAGCTCACGGCGCGCGAGAAGGAAGTGATGGCCTGGGCCGCGCGCGGCAAGACGGTTGCCGATACCGCGCAGATCCTCGGGATTTCGCCGGAGACCGTCGAAGGCTTCATCAAGCAGGCGCTGCGCAAGCTCGATGCGTCGAACAAGACGCACGGGGTCGCCAAAAGCATCGCGCTCGGGATCATCGACCTGTGA
- a CDS encoding acyl-homoserine-lactone synthase: MPHPFDRYHALFTTEELDPAHVQAMLRLRKRLFVDHCGWMLSTIGEVERDQFDAWYTEHCLLFFGSDLVGGFRAIRTDYPYLTQSVFPQLAVRRFPNRRNVWEISRFGVLPAAAQAWSARLNYALMFRFAELRGAEALVAMADLSYERFLQRMNIRTRRFGPPQVIGADSRGRSLTAVAGEIPVNQGDNPGLGKFLDLGRQLEITDATHVLGRSSISA, from the coding sequence ATGCCGCACCCATTCGATCGGTACCATGCTTTATTCACCACCGAAGAGCTTGACCCTGCCCATGTGCAGGCGATGCTCCGGCTCCGCAAGCGCCTGTTCGTCGACCATTGCGGCTGGATGCTCTCGACCATCGGCGAGGTCGAGCGCGACCAGTTCGATGCCTGGTACACCGAACACTGCCTGCTGTTTTTCGGATCGGACCTCGTCGGCGGCTTCCGCGCAATCCGGACCGATTACCCCTATCTGACCCAGTCGGTGTTTCCCCAGCTCGCGGTGCGGCGCTTTCCGAACCGGCGAAACGTCTGGGAAATCAGCCGGTTCGGCGTCCTGCCGGCCGCCGCCCAAGCATGGTCGGCGCGGCTCAATTACGCGCTGATGTTCCGCTTTGCGGAACTGCGCGGCGCCGAGGCTTTGGTCGCGATGGCCGATCTCAGCTACGAGCGTTTCCTACAGCGGATGAACATCCGCACTCGACGCTTCGGCCCCCCGCAAGTGATCGGCGCCGACAGCCGGGGCCGCTCGCTGACCGCGGTCGCCGGCGAAATCCCGGTCAACCAAGGCGACAATCCGGGCCTTGGCAAATTTCTCGATCTTGGACGGCAACTGGAGATAACCGATGCCACACATGTTCTCGGACGTTCGAGCATTTCGGCGTGA
- a CDS encoding cytochrome P450, with protein sequence MPHMFSDVRAFRRDPLQFLLERGNAAPLGLEPLHLGPSPVLLVNDPDLIRPILKAPETEVGKGRLIKKLTPVLGESSLMLHGEEHKRRRSVLQKHMAKGAVEKYLPQMCAEIRAVGARIARLGSFDPHRFTATLALRTICIAVFGAQVISSGDEEALVQAVGTIEDDLADEMFRVLPIGPLAWYRRNKNRVCAKLAMSTVVQRLRASAGSTSALRDLEALGLSDRDLHDEILTLLLAGHHTTGSTAAWLLYHMAAEPALMDEVADEAAECLGDNGELRVEAVRRADVSATLVKEVCRLYPSAWWFSREVMAPVSFGGRDLKVGTSLLICPWQLQRDPRHWEQPDRFLMTRRYTTDAYVPFGAGPRACAGMGVAMLELQLLALEMAAAYGFTGVSPNPAPWPKASVTLVPPPMNIAIELRQARRRNSALFEAGVELPYVPPVGVVPADALQ encoded by the coding sequence ATGCCACACATGTTCTCGGACGTTCGAGCATTTCGGCGTGACCCGCTGCAGTTTCTGCTGGAGCGCGGCAACGCCGCGCCGCTGGGGCTCGAGCCACTGCATCTCGGCCCAAGCCCGGTCCTTTTGGTCAACGATCCCGATCTGATCCGGCCGATCCTGAAGGCGCCGGAGACCGAGGTCGGCAAAGGCCGGCTGATCAAGAAGCTGACGCCCGTGCTCGGCGAGAGTTCGCTGATGCTGCATGGTGAGGAGCACAAGCGGCGGCGGTCGGTGCTGCAAAAGCACATGGCCAAGGGCGCCGTCGAAAAATATCTGCCGCAGATGTGCGCTGAGATCCGCGCCGTCGGCGCCAGGATCGCTCGTCTCGGATCGTTCGATCCGCATCGCTTCACGGCAACGCTGGCGCTGCGGACGATCTGTATCGCCGTGTTCGGCGCGCAGGTGATTTCCTCCGGCGACGAAGAGGCGCTGGTGCAGGCGGTCGGAACGATCGAGGACGATCTCGCCGACGAGATGTTCCGCGTGCTGCCGATTGGTCCGCTGGCCTGGTATCGTCGCAACAAGAACCGGGTCTGCGCCAAGCTTGCGATGTCGACCGTGGTCCAGCGTCTGCGCGCCAGCGCCGGTTCGACCAGCGCGCTCAGGGATCTCGAGGCGCTCGGCTTGAGCGACCGGGATCTCCACGACGAGATACTGACGCTGCTGCTGGCTGGCCACCACACCACCGGATCGACCGCGGCCTGGCTATTGTACCACATGGCCGCGGAGCCGGCCCTGATGGACGAGGTCGCCGACGAGGCGGCGGAGTGCCTCGGCGACAATGGCGAGCTGCGCGTCGAGGCGGTCAGGCGCGCCGACGTCAGCGCCACGCTGGTGAAAGAAGTGTGCCGGCTTTATCCGAGCGCCTGGTGGTTCTCGCGCGAGGTCATGGCGCCGGTCTCGTTCGGCGGGCGCGATCTCAAGGTCGGCACCTCGCTGCTGATCTGCCCGTGGCAATTGCAGCGCGATCCCAGGCATTGGGAGCAGCCCGATCGCTTCCTGATGACGCGGCGCTACACCACCGATGCCTATGTGCCGTTCGGCGCCGGCCCGCGCGCCTGCGCGGGTATGGGAGTTGCGATGCTGGAGCTGCAATTGCTCGCGCTGGAAATGGCCGCGGCCTATGGCTTCACCGGCGTTTCGCCGAACCCGGCGCCGTGGCCGAAAGCCTCGGTGACGCTGGTGCCGCCGCCGATGAACATCGCGATCGAATTGCGGCAGGCGCGGCGGCGCAACAGCGCGCTGTTCGAGGCCGGCGTGGAGCTGCCCTACGTTCCGCCGGTCGGCGTCGTTCCCGCCGATGCGCTCCAATGA
- the ybaK gene encoding Cys-tRNA(Pro) deacylase, translating into MSKTTRATQALEKLGVKFRLHTYAYDSDADRIGLQAAEALGVEPYRMLKTLMAEVDGKPVCVVVPSDCEVSMKKLALAFGAKAAKMMRPDDAERLTGYHVGGISPFGQKKRVPVAIEQAALGHATVFVNGGQRGLQIELDPSDAAKAAGAIVQALTA; encoded by the coding sequence ATGTCCAAAACGACGCGTGCGACACAGGCGCTGGAAAAGCTCGGTGTCAAATTCAGGCTGCACACCTACGCTTACGATTCCGACGCTGACCGCATCGGCCTGCAGGCCGCCGAGGCGCTCGGTGTCGAGCCGTATCGGATGCTCAAGACGTTGATGGCCGAGGTCGACGGTAAACCCGTCTGCGTCGTGGTGCCGTCGGACTGCGAAGTCAGCATGAAGAAACTGGCCTTAGCGTTCGGGGCCAAGGCCGCGAAGATGATGCGCCCGGACGACGCCGAACGGCTCACCGGCTACCATGTCGGCGGCATCAGTCCGTTCGGCCAGAAGAAACGCGTACCGGTCGCGATCGAGCAGGCCGCGCTCGGCCACGCCACAGTGTTCGTCAATGGCGGCCAGCGCGGCCTGCAGATCGAACTCGACCCTAGCGACGCGGCGAAGGCGGCGGGCGCGATTGTGCAGGCGCTGACGGCGTGA
- a CDS encoding adenylosuccinate synthase, producing the protein MANVVVVGAQWGDEGKGKIVDWLSEQADIVVRFQGGHNAGHTLVINGETYKLALLPSGVLRPSKLAVIGNGVVFDPQAFLDEVTKLKGQGVAISPDNLRVAENVTLILPLHRELDALRESSNAATAIGTTRRGIGPAYEDKVGRRAIRLMDLADLDTLPHKIDRLLAHHNALRRGLNLEEIDGGGILKELTALAPKLLPYAETVWRLLDLKRREGKRILFEGAQGALLDVDHGTYPYVTSSNTVAAQAATGTGMGPGAVGYVLGICKAYTTRVGQGPFPTELNNEIGEEIGRRGKEFGVNTGRKRRCGWFDAVLVRQTVRTCGITGLALTKLDILDGFDSIEVCTGYMLDGKEIDHLPAGEGAQARVVPVYETIEGWKEPTANARSWADLPAQAIKYVRRVEELVGCPIALLSTSPEREDTILVQNPFEA; encoded by the coding sequence ATGGCCAATGTTGTCGTCGTCGGCGCCCAGTGGGGCGACGAGGGGAAGGGCAAGATCGTCGACTGGTTGTCGGAGCAGGCCGACATCGTCGTGCGCTTCCAGGGCGGCCACAATGCCGGCCATACGCTCGTCATCAATGGCGAGACCTATAAACTGGCGCTGCTGCCGTCCGGCGTGTTGCGGCCGTCCAAGCTCGCCGTGATCGGCAATGGCGTGGTGTTCGACCCGCAGGCCTTCCTCGATGAAGTCACCAAGCTGAAGGGCCAGGGCGTCGCCATCAGCCCGGATAACCTGCGGGTGGCCGAAAACGTCACGCTGATCCTGCCGCTGCATCGCGAACTCGATGCGCTCAGGGAATCCTCCAACGCCGCCACCGCGATCGGCACCACCCGCCGCGGCATTGGGCCGGCCTATGAGGACAAGGTCGGCCGCCGCGCCATCCGCCTGATGGACCTCGCCGATCTCGACACCCTGCCGCACAAGATCGACCGCCTGCTGGCGCATCACAACGCGCTGCGCCGCGGGCTCAATCTGGAAGAAATCGACGGCGGCGGCATCCTGAAGGAGCTGACCGCGCTGGCGCCGAAGCTTCTGCCCTATGCCGAAACCGTGTGGCGGCTGCTCGACCTCAAGCGCCGCGAGGGCAAACGCATCCTGTTCGAGGGCGCGCAGGGCGCGCTGCTCGACGTCGACCACGGCACCTATCCCTACGTCACCTCGTCCAACACCGTGGCGGCGCAGGCGGCGACCGGCACCGGCATGGGCCCGGGCGCGGTCGGCTATGTGCTCGGCATCTGCAAGGCCTATACGACCCGGGTCGGCCAGGGCCCGTTCCCGACCGAACTGAATAACGAGATCGGCGAGGAGATCGGCCGCCGCGGCAAGGAATTCGGCGTCAACACCGGGCGCAAGCGGCGCTGCGGCTGGTTCGACGCGGTGCTGGTGCGGCAAACGGTCCGCACCTGCGGCATCACCGGCCTGGCGCTGACCAAACTCGACATTCTGGACGGATTCGACTCCATCGAGGTCTGCACCGGCTATATGCTGGACGGCAAGGAAATCGACCATTTGCCGGCCGGCGAGGGTGCCCAGGCCCGGGTGGTGCCGGTCTACGAGACCATCGAGGGCTGGAAGGAGCCGACCGCCAACGCCCGTTCCTGGGCGGATCTGCCGGCCCAGGCCATTAAATATGTCCGGCGGGTCGAGGAACTGGTGGGCTGCCCCATCGCCCTGCTTTCCACCAGCCCCGAACGCGAAGATACTATTCTGGTTCAAAACCCGTTCGAGGCTTAA
- a CDS encoding DUF5413 family protein: MKRYLIFAAIGPFFGGFLLLLATTVSSGYWTQANWGEVGKFFATFVKTLPFSYLFGIVPGLMVGAVDDILLHMPRIRPMLRMLIVGVIGFAAAELLYGSRGSDSGVVQFFLYGIVGLVPATISSWLVHKYVDEPQPVISTSS; this comes from the coding sequence ATGAAACGCTATCTGATCTTCGCCGCAATAGGCCCCTTCTTCGGCGGGTTCCTGCTGCTGCTCGCGACCACGGTGTCGTCGGGATACTGGACCCAGGCCAATTGGGGAGAGGTCGGAAAGTTTTTCGCAACCTTCGTCAAGACGCTGCCCTTCAGCTATCTGTTCGGTATCGTGCCGGGGCTGATGGTCGGCGCGGTGGACGACATTTTGCTGCACATGCCGCGGATTCGCCCAATGCTGCGGATGCTGATCGTAGGCGTGATCGGATTCGCCGCGGCGGAATTGCTCTATGGCTCGCGCGGGTCGGACTCCGGCGTGGTGCAGTTCTTCCTGTACGGTATCGTCGGCCTTGTCCCCGCGACGATCTCGTCGTGGCTGGTGCATAAATATGTCGACGAACCGCAGCCGGTGATTTCGACGTCATCTTAA
- a CDS encoding DUF4112 domain-containing protein gives MAMSNDEIYSPNRTRSRPPFGGAQARGKVIDQDGREIPESGLHPQFEGFRFNFGTSSANPFGNLTREQRLARLDALAKLLDVAFILPGTNIRYGIDGIIGLIPVIGDLITTAISLWLVREARALGAPWHITARMLANVAVDGVVGMVPLAGDAFDVMFRANVRNVRMLKRWMDKQPRQ, from the coding sequence ATGGCCATGTCCAACGACGAAATCTATTCCCCCAACCGCACGCGTTCGCGGCCGCCCTTCGGCGGCGCGCAGGCACGCGGCAAGGTGATCGACCAGGACGGGCGCGAAATCCCGGAAAGTGGGCTGCATCCGCAGTTCGAGGGATTCCGGTTCAATTTCGGCACGTCGAGCGCCAATCCGTTCGGCAATCTCACCCGCGAGCAGCGGCTGGCGCGGCTCGATGCGCTGGCGAAATTGCTCGACGTCGCCTTCATCCTGCCCGGCACCAATATCCGCTACGGCATCGACGGCATTATCGGTTTGATCCCGGTGATCGGCGATCTCATCACCACCGCGATCTCGCTGTGGCTGGTGCGCGAGGCGCGCGCTCTCGGCGCGCCCTGGCATATCACCGCAAGGATGCTGGCCAATGTGGCGGTGGATGGCGTGGTCGGAATGGTGCCGCTCGCGGGCGACGCCTTCGATGTCATGTTCCGCGCCAATGTCCGCAATGTGCGGATGCTGAAGCGCTGGATGGACAAGCAGCCGCGCCAATAA